Proteins from a single region of Meriones unguiculatus strain TT.TT164.6M chromosome 21, Bangor_MerUng_6.1, whole genome shotgun sequence:
- the Lep gene encoding leptin, with the protein MILGRKMWLKLLCYFLWIWSCLAYVQSVPIQKVQDDTKTLIKTIVTRINDISHTHSVSAKQRVTGLDFIPGLHPILTLSKMDHTLAVYQHILSSLPSPNVLQISNDLENLRDLLHLLASSKSCSLPPTSGLQKPESLDGVLEASLYSAEVVALSRLQGALQDILRQLDLNPEC; encoded by the exons ATGATCCTAGGGAGGAAAATGTGGCTGAAACTGCTGTGCTACTTCCTGTGGATTTGGTCCTGTCTGGCCTATGTTCAATCCGTGCCTATCCAGAAAGTCCAGGATGACACGAAGACCCTCATCAAGACCATCGTCACCAGGATCAATGACATTTCTCACACG CACTCCGTGTCCGCCAAGCAGAGGGTTACTGGTCTGGACTTCATCCCTGGGCTTCACCCCATCCTGACTTTGTCCAAGATGGACCACACGCTCGCGGTCTACCAACACATCCTGAGCAGCCTGCCTTCCCCAAACGTGCTGCAAATATCCAACGACCTAGAGAACCTCCGAGACCTCCTCCACCTGCTGGCCTCCTCCAAGAGCTGCTCCCTGCCTCCGACCAGTGGCCTGCAGAAGCCGGAGAGCCTGGATGGCGTCCTGGAAGCCTCACTCTACTCTGCAGAGGTGGTGGCTCTGAGCAGGCTGCAGGGGGCTCTGCAGGATATTCTTCGTCAGCTGGACCTGAACCCTGAATGCTAA